A genomic stretch from Microtus pennsylvanicus isolate mMicPen1 chromosome 11, mMicPen1.hap1, whole genome shotgun sequence includes:
- the Cep131 gene encoding centrosomal protein of 131 kDa isoform X1, protein MKGSRTISAPPEGSPEGMDLSLVGLPPPVSQRPSSASATKSFVRSVSVVTGSEPKKRALEATGPGGSRAINNLRRSNSTTQVNQSWTGSPRPAEPSDFLMLFEGGTSGRRRVASLSKAPSEKGASWNVLDDQPRGFALPANDQSPSTLDSALGPRKKECTLAPSFTVNNRSNKGAVGNCVTTMVHNHYGSLKKVSPPKSSNQTAPSLNNLIKAAAREGSEGSDFGKPRKNFSGGIHSIRGATGLLRRKEVTEEEAERFIHQVNQAAVTIQRWYRRQVQKRRAGAANLEHLLASKREGQRQRLGSGNLLDLHRQEEAARKKAREEKARRARQAAIQELQQKRAQKASEAERRLSKDRPETRALGQPPPTQEPPLTLGSGTHQAPKANNAHASICPTGPGDPCPPVSESSTEPQRPPEDKPQDVPSQDGAREDLGALGTSRSMARAKATLDELLDTLRLLEEEPEPLPRPKTYHKDRYAWTDEEDDTNSLTADNLEKFGKLSALPGPPDDGTLLSEAKLQSIMSFLDEMEKSGQDRPASQREGLVLEAGPRPPALGSEGSASMMRLKLEMEEKKQAMVLLQRALEQQRDLTIRRVKETEKELSRQLRQQKEHYEATIQRHLSFIDQLIEDKKILSEKCEAVVAELKQGDQRCRERVAQMQEQHELEIKKLKELMSATEKIRREKWINEKTKKIKEITVRGLEPEIQKLIAKHKQEVRRLRGLHEAELLQRDEQAAQRHLRQAEELREHLERGKEALGKQERERAQQRFEQHLEQEHRALEQQRRRLYNEVAEEKERLGQQAARQRAELEESSATLTRALRAEFERSREEQEQRHQMELKALKDQLEAERQAWVANCTKKEEAWLLTRERELKEEIRKGRDQEIELVIHRLEADMTLAKEESERAAESRVKRVRDKYEVELSELEQSERRLQERCTELKGRLGEAEGEKERLQSLVRQKEKELEDVRAVNTQMCSERASLAQVVRQEFTDQLAASQEENQRLRAELAELRAHQQMELDEVHQRVKIALARKEEAVNSLRKQHEAAVKRADHLEELLEQHRRPSLNAK, encoded by the exons ATGAAAGGTTCACGGACTATTAGTGCTCCCCCCGAAGGCAGCCCAGAAGGTATGGACTTGAGTCTGGTTGGGCTCCCTCCGCCCGTGTCCCAGCGGCCCAGCAGTGCCTCTGCTACCAAGTCTTTCGTCCGATCCGTGTCTGTGGTCACGGGCAGTGAGCCGAAGAAAAGGGCATTG GAGGCCACGGGGCCTGGAGGCTCTCGGGCTATCAACAATCTTCGAAGATCTAACAGCACCACACAGGTCAACCAGTCATGGACCGGCTCCCCCAG GCCAGCAGAGCCCAGCGACTTCCTGATGCTCTTTGAGGGCGGCACCAGTGGACGAAGGAGGGTGGCCAGTCTCAGCAAGGCTCCCAGTGAGAAGGGAGCCTCATGGAATGTCCTG GATGACCAGCCTAGGGGCTTTGCTTTGCCAGCCAATGACCAGAGTCCCAGCACCCTTGACTCTGCCTTGGGCCCACGGAAGAAGGAGTGTACCCTGGCTCCCAGCTTCACTGTTAACAACAG GAGCAACAAAGGCGCCGTGGGCAACTGTGTCACAACCATGGTGCATAACCACTATGGCTCGTTGAAGAAGGTGTCACCCCCCAAGAGCTCCAACCAGACAGCCCCCTCCCTCAA CAACCTCATCAAGGCTGCAGCCCGCGAGGGCAGTGAGGGCAGCGACTTTGGGAAGCCGCGGAAGAACTTCTCTGGCGGCATTCACTCCATCAGGGGCGCCACCGGCCTGCTGAGGCGGAAGGAGGTGACCGAGGAAGAAGCTGAGAG GTTTATCCACCAGGTAAACCAGGCTGCAGTCACCATCCAACGCTGGTACCGCCGCCAGGTACAGAAGCGCCGCGCAGGAGCAGCAAACCTTGAACACCTGCTGGCGTCCAAGCGAGAG gggcagaggcaaCGGCTGGGCAGCGGGAACCTTCTGGACTTGCACCGGCAGGAGGAGGCGGCAAGGAAGAAGGCCCGGGAGGAAAAGGCTCGCCGGGCCAGGCAGGCAGCCATTCAG GAACTACAGCAGAAACGAGCCCAGAAGGCCAGCGAGGCTGAGCGCAGGCTGTCTAAGGACAGACCCGAGACCAGAGCACTAGGGCAGCCTCCACCCACCCAGGAGCCACCGCTGACGCTGGGCAGCGGCACGCACCAGGCCCCCAAGGCCAACAATGCTC ATGCCAGCATCTGCCCCACAGGCCCTGGAGACCCCTGCCCTCCTGTCTCTGAGTCATCCACAGAGCCCCAGCGGCCTCCAGAGGACAAGCCACAG GACGTCCCGTCCCAGGATGGAGCCAGAGAGGACTTGGGAGCGCTGGGCACTTCTAGGAGCATGGCCAGGGCCAAAGCTACCCTGGATGAGCTGCTAGATACACTGAGGCTACTGGAGGAGGAGCCCGAACCGCTGCCCCGCCCCAAGACCTATCACAAAGACAGATATGCCTGGACCGACGAG GAAGATGACACCAACTCCCTGACAGCCGACAACCTGGAGAAATTTGGGAAACTGAGTGCACTCCCAGGCCCACCTGATGACGGGACTCTGCTCTCGGAGGCCAAGCTCCAGAGCATCATGAGTTTCCTGGATGAGATGGAGAAGTCGGGGCAGGACCGGCCGGCATCCCAGCGGGAG GGCCTGGTGCTGGAGGCGGGCCCAAGGCCCCCGGCACTGGGGTCTGAGGGGAGCGCATCCATGATGCGGCTgaagctggagatggaggagaagaagCAGGCCATGGTTCTACTGCAGAGAGCTCTG GAGCAGCAGCGTGACCTCACCATCCGACGTGttaaggagacagagaaggagctgagccGGCAGCTGCGACAGCAGAAGGAACACTATGAGGCCACCATCCAGCGGCACTTGTCCTTCATCGACCAG CTGATCGAAGACAAAAAGATTCTGAGCGAGAAGTGCGAGGCAGTGGTGGCTGAGCTGAAGCAAGGGGACCAGCGGTGTCGGGAGCGCGTGGCCCAGATGCAGGAGCAGCACGAACTG GAGATTAAGAAACTCAAAGAGCTCATGAGTGCCACTGAGAAGATCCGCCGTGAGAAGTGGATCAACGAGAAGACGAAAAAGATCAAAGAAATCACAGTCAGAG GTCTGGAGCCCGAGATCCAGAAACTCATTGCGAAGCACAAGCAGGAGGTGCGGAGGCTCAGGGGCCTGCACGAGGCCGAGCTGCTGCAGAGAGATGAGCAGGCTGCACAGCGCCACCTGCGCCAGGCAGAAGAGCTGCGGGAGCATCTGGAGCGGGGGAAGGAGGCGCTGGGCAAGCAGGAGCGGGAGCGAGCCCAGCAGCG GTTTGAGCAGCACCTGGAGCAGGAGCATCGGGCCCTggagcagcagcggcggcggctctacAACGAGGTGGCggaagagaaggagagactgGGCCAGCAGGCAGCCAG GCAGCGGGCAGAGCTGGAGGAGAGCAGCGCCACGCTGACACGAGCCCTGAGAGCCGAGTTTGAGAGGAGCCGAGAGGAGCAAGAGCAGAGGCACCAG ATGGAGCTGAAAGCCCTGAAGGACCAGCTGGAAGCTGAGAGACAGGCGTGGGTGGCCAACTGCACCAAGAAGGAG GAAGCGTGGCTGCTGACCAGGGAGCGGGAGCTGAAGGAGGAGATCCGAAAAGGCCGAGACCAGGAGATTGAGCTGGTCATCCACCGGCTGGAGGCTGACATGACGCTGGCCAAGGAGGAGAGCGAGCGGGCCGCCGAGAGCCG TGTGAAGCGTGTGCGGGACAAGTATGAAGTGGAGCTCTCCGAGTTGGAACAGTCCGAGCGGAGACTCCAGGAACGGTGCACGGAGCTGAAAGGGCGCCTTGGGGAGGCCGAAGGGGAGAAGGAGCGCCTGCAGTCCCTAGTGcggcagaaggagaaggagctggAAGACGTGCGGGCG GtgaacacacagatgtgcagtgaACGGGCCAGCCTGGCTCAGGTGGTCCGGCAGGAGTTCACAGACCAGCTGGCAGCCTCCCAGGAGGAGAACCAGAGGCTGAGAGCGGAGCTTGCTGAGCTGCGTGCCCACCAGCAGATGGAGCTAGATGAGGTTCATCAGAG GGTGAAGATAGCTCTCGCGAGGAAGGAGGAGGCTGTGAACAGTCTTCGGAAGCAGCATGAG GCTGCTGTGAAGCGGGCCGACCACCTCGAGGAGCTGCTGGAGCAACACAGACGGCCGTCCTTGAATGCTAAATGA
- the Cep131 gene encoding centrosomal protein of 131 kDa isoform X2 produces MKGSRTISAPPEGSPEGMDLSLVGLPPPVSQRPSSASATKSFVRSVSVVTGSEPKKRALEATGPGGSRAINNLRRSNSTTQVNQSWTGSPRPAEPSDFLMLFEGGTSGRRRVASLSKAPSEKGASWNVLDDQPRGFALPANDQSPSTLDSALGPRKKECTLAPSFTVNNRSNKGAVGNCVTTMVHNHYGSLKKVSPPKSSNQTAPSLNNLIKAAAREGSEGSDFGKPRKNFSGGIHSIRGATGLLRRKEVTEEEAERFIHQVNQAAVTIQRWYRRQVQKRRAGAANLEHLLASKREGQRQRLGSGNLLDLHRQEEAARKKAREEKARRARQAAIQELQQKRAQKASEAERRLSKDRPETRALGQPPPTQEPPLTLGSGTHQAPKANNAHASICPTGPGDPCPPVSESSTEPQRPPEDKPQDVPSQDGAREDLGALGTSRSMARAKATLDELLDTLRLLEEEPEPLPRPKTYHKDRYAWTDEANDTNSLTADNLEKFGKLSALPGPPDDGTLLSEAKLQSIMSFLDEMEKSGQDRPASQREGLVLEAGPRPPALGSEGSASMMRLKLEMEEKKQAMVLLQRALEQQRDLTIRRVKETEKELSRQLRQQKEHYEATIQRHLSFIDQLIEDKKILSEKCEAVVAELKQGDQRCRERVAQMQEQHELEIKKLKELMSATEKIRREKWINEKTKKIKEITVRGLEPEIQKLIAKHKQEVRRLRGLHEAELLQRDEQAAQRHLRQAEELREHLERGKEALGKQERERAQQRFEQHLEQEHRALEQQRRRLYNEVAEEKERLGQQAARQRAELEESSATLTRALRAEFERSREEQEQRHQMELKALKDQLEAERQAWVANCTKKEEAWLLTRERELKEEIRKGRDQEIELVIHRLEADMTLAKEESERAAESRVKRVRDKYEVELSELEQSERRLQERCTELKGRLGEAEGEKERLQSLVRQKEKELEDVRAVNTQMCSERASLAQVVRQEFTDQLAASQEENQRLRAELAELRAHQQMELDEVHQRVKIALARKEEAVNSLRKQHEAAVKRADHLEELLEQHRRPSLNAK; encoded by the exons ATGAAAGGTTCACGGACTATTAGTGCTCCCCCCGAAGGCAGCCCAGAAGGTATGGACTTGAGTCTGGTTGGGCTCCCTCCGCCCGTGTCCCAGCGGCCCAGCAGTGCCTCTGCTACCAAGTCTTTCGTCCGATCCGTGTCTGTGGTCACGGGCAGTGAGCCGAAGAAAAGGGCATTG GAGGCCACGGGGCCTGGAGGCTCTCGGGCTATCAACAATCTTCGAAGATCTAACAGCACCACACAGGTCAACCAGTCATGGACCGGCTCCCCCAG GCCAGCAGAGCCCAGCGACTTCCTGATGCTCTTTGAGGGCGGCACCAGTGGACGAAGGAGGGTGGCCAGTCTCAGCAAGGCTCCCAGTGAGAAGGGAGCCTCATGGAATGTCCTG GATGACCAGCCTAGGGGCTTTGCTTTGCCAGCCAATGACCAGAGTCCCAGCACCCTTGACTCTGCCTTGGGCCCACGGAAGAAGGAGTGTACCCTGGCTCCCAGCTTCACTGTTAACAACAG GAGCAACAAAGGCGCCGTGGGCAACTGTGTCACAACCATGGTGCATAACCACTATGGCTCGTTGAAGAAGGTGTCACCCCCCAAGAGCTCCAACCAGACAGCCCCCTCCCTCAA CAACCTCATCAAGGCTGCAGCCCGCGAGGGCAGTGAGGGCAGCGACTTTGGGAAGCCGCGGAAGAACTTCTCTGGCGGCATTCACTCCATCAGGGGCGCCACCGGCCTGCTGAGGCGGAAGGAGGTGACCGAGGAAGAAGCTGAGAG GTTTATCCACCAGGTAAACCAGGCTGCAGTCACCATCCAACGCTGGTACCGCCGCCAGGTACAGAAGCGCCGCGCAGGAGCAGCAAACCTTGAACACCTGCTGGCGTCCAAGCGAGAG gggcagaggcaaCGGCTGGGCAGCGGGAACCTTCTGGACTTGCACCGGCAGGAGGAGGCGGCAAGGAAGAAGGCCCGGGAGGAAAAGGCTCGCCGGGCCAGGCAGGCAGCCATTCAG GAACTACAGCAGAAACGAGCCCAGAAGGCCAGCGAGGCTGAGCGCAGGCTGTCTAAGGACAGACCCGAGACCAGAGCACTAGGGCAGCCTCCACCCACCCAGGAGCCACCGCTGACGCTGGGCAGCGGCACGCACCAGGCCCCCAAGGCCAACAATGCTC ATGCCAGCATCTGCCCCACAGGCCCTGGAGACCCCTGCCCTCCTGTCTCTGAGTCATCCACAGAGCCCCAGCGGCCTCCAGAGGACAAGCCACAG GACGTCCCGTCCCAGGATGGAGCCAGAGAGGACTTGGGAGCGCTGGGCACTTCTAGGAGCATGGCCAGGGCCAAAGCTACCCTGGATGAGCTGCTAGATACACTGAGGCTACTGGAGGAGGAGCCCGAACCGCTGCCCCGCCCCAAGACCTATCACAAAGACAGATATGCCTGGACCGACGAGGCGA ATGACACCAACTCCCTGACAGCCGACAACCTGGAGAAATTTGGGAAACTGAGTGCACTCCCAGGCCCACCTGATGACGGGACTCTGCTCTCGGAGGCCAAGCTCCAGAGCATCATGAGTTTCCTGGATGAGATGGAGAAGTCGGGGCAGGACCGGCCGGCATCCCAGCGGGAG GGCCTGGTGCTGGAGGCGGGCCCAAGGCCCCCGGCACTGGGGTCTGAGGGGAGCGCATCCATGATGCGGCTgaagctggagatggaggagaagaagCAGGCCATGGTTCTACTGCAGAGAGCTCTG GAGCAGCAGCGTGACCTCACCATCCGACGTGttaaggagacagagaaggagctgagccGGCAGCTGCGACAGCAGAAGGAACACTATGAGGCCACCATCCAGCGGCACTTGTCCTTCATCGACCAG CTGATCGAAGACAAAAAGATTCTGAGCGAGAAGTGCGAGGCAGTGGTGGCTGAGCTGAAGCAAGGGGACCAGCGGTGTCGGGAGCGCGTGGCCCAGATGCAGGAGCAGCACGAACTG GAGATTAAGAAACTCAAAGAGCTCATGAGTGCCACTGAGAAGATCCGCCGTGAGAAGTGGATCAACGAGAAGACGAAAAAGATCAAAGAAATCACAGTCAGAG GTCTGGAGCCCGAGATCCAGAAACTCATTGCGAAGCACAAGCAGGAGGTGCGGAGGCTCAGGGGCCTGCACGAGGCCGAGCTGCTGCAGAGAGATGAGCAGGCTGCACAGCGCCACCTGCGCCAGGCAGAAGAGCTGCGGGAGCATCTGGAGCGGGGGAAGGAGGCGCTGGGCAAGCAGGAGCGGGAGCGAGCCCAGCAGCG GTTTGAGCAGCACCTGGAGCAGGAGCATCGGGCCCTggagcagcagcggcggcggctctacAACGAGGTGGCggaagagaaggagagactgGGCCAGCAGGCAGCCAG GCAGCGGGCAGAGCTGGAGGAGAGCAGCGCCACGCTGACACGAGCCCTGAGAGCCGAGTTTGAGAGGAGCCGAGAGGAGCAAGAGCAGAGGCACCAG ATGGAGCTGAAAGCCCTGAAGGACCAGCTGGAAGCTGAGAGACAGGCGTGGGTGGCCAACTGCACCAAGAAGGAG GAAGCGTGGCTGCTGACCAGGGAGCGGGAGCTGAAGGAGGAGATCCGAAAAGGCCGAGACCAGGAGATTGAGCTGGTCATCCACCGGCTGGAGGCTGACATGACGCTGGCCAAGGAGGAGAGCGAGCGGGCCGCCGAGAGCCG TGTGAAGCGTGTGCGGGACAAGTATGAAGTGGAGCTCTCCGAGTTGGAACAGTCCGAGCGGAGACTCCAGGAACGGTGCACGGAGCTGAAAGGGCGCCTTGGGGAGGCCGAAGGGGAGAAGGAGCGCCTGCAGTCCCTAGTGcggcagaaggagaaggagctggAAGACGTGCGGGCG GtgaacacacagatgtgcagtgaACGGGCCAGCCTGGCTCAGGTGGTCCGGCAGGAGTTCACAGACCAGCTGGCAGCCTCCCAGGAGGAGAACCAGAGGCTGAGAGCGGAGCTTGCTGAGCTGCGTGCCCACCAGCAGATGGAGCTAGATGAGGTTCATCAGAG GGTGAAGATAGCTCTCGCGAGGAAGGAGGAGGCTGTGAACAGTCTTCGGAAGCAGCATGAG GCTGCTGTGAAGCGGGCCGACCACCTCGAGGAGCTGCTGGAGCAACACAGACGGCCGTCCTTGAATGCTAAATGA